From the Candidatus Peregrinibacteria bacterium genome, one window contains:
- a CDS encoding 30S ribosomal protein S21, translating to MSIYTVRRKNENNEKLMRRFKKTVQNVGIIKKVRKKRYYQSAKTKIRIRQEAIKRTEYREKKIERILWA from the coding sequence ATGTCCATCTACACCGTCCGTCGAAAAAATGAAAATAATGAAAAGCTCATGCGTCGCTTTAAGAAAACGGTGCAGAATGTTGGAATCATTAAGAAGGTTCGAAAAAAACGTTACTATCAATCTGCGAAGACGAAAATTCGTATTCGTCAGGAGGCTATTAAGAGAACAGAATATCGTGAGAAAAAGATAGAGCGAATTTTGTGGGCGTAA